One region of Triticum aestivum cultivar Chinese Spring chromosome 6B, IWGSC CS RefSeq v2.1, whole genome shotgun sequence genomic DNA includes:
- the LOC123135670 gene encoding alpha/beta-gliadin A-III-like isoform X2, whose protein sequence is MKTFLILALLAIVATTTTTAVRVPVPQLQPQNPSQQQPQEQVPLVQQQQFLGQQQQQFPGQQQPFPPQQPYPQPQPFLPQLPYPQPQPFPPQQSYPQPQPQYPQPQQPISQQQAQLLQQQQQQQQQQQQQQQQQQQQQQQPSSQVSYQQPQQQYPSGQGFFQPSQQNPQAQGFVQPQQLPQFEEIRNLALQTLPAMCNVYIPPYCSTTIAPFGIMSTN, encoded by the exons ATGAAGACCTTTCTCATCCTTGCCCTCCTTGCTATCGTGGCGACCACCACCACAACTGCAGTTAGAGTTCCAGTGCCACAATTGCAGCCACAAAATCCATCTCAGCAACAACCACAAGAGCAAGTTCCATTGGTGCAACAACAACAATTTCTagggcagcaacaacaacaattTCCAGGGCAACAACAACCATTTCCACCACAACAGCCATATCCGCAGCCGCAACCATTTCTGCCACAACTACCATATCCGCAGCCGCAACCATTTCCACCACAACAATCATATCCACAACCACAACCACAATATCCGCAACCACAACAACCAATTTCGCAGCAACAAGCacaactactacaacaacaacaacaacaacaacaacaacaacaacaacaacaacaa caacaacaacaacaacaacaacaaccgtcGAGCCAGGTCTCCTACCAGCAGCCTCAGCAACAATATCCATCAGGCCAGGGCTTCTTCCAGCCATCTCAGCAAAACCCACAGGCCCAGGGCTTTGTCCAACCTCAGCAACTGCCGCAGTTCGAGGAAATAAGGAACCTAGCGCTGCAGACGCTACCAGCAATGTGCAATGTCTACATCCCTCCATATTGCTCGACCACCATTGCGCCATTTGGCATCATGAGTACTAACTGA
- the LOC123135670 gene encoding alpha/beta-gliadin A-III-like isoform X1, with the protein MKTFLILALLAIVATTTTTAVRVPVPQLQPQNPSQQQPQEQVPLVQQQQFLGQQQQQFPGQQQPFPPQQPYPQPQPFLPQLPYPQPQPFPPQQSYPQPQPQYPQPQQPISQQQAQLLQQQQQQQQQQQQQQQQQQQQQQQQQQQQPSSQVSYQQPQQQYPSGQGFFQPSQQNPQAQGFVQPQQLPQFEEIRNLALQTLPAMCNVYIPPYCSTTIAPFGIMSTN; encoded by the exons ATGAAGACCTTTCTCATCCTTGCCCTCCTTGCTATCGTGGCGACCACCACCACAACTGCAGTTAGAGTTCCAGTGCCACAATTGCAGCCACAAAATCCATCTCAGCAACAACCACAAGAGCAAGTTCCATTGGTGCAACAACAACAATTTCTagggcagcaacaacaacaattTCCAGGGCAACAACAACCATTTCCACCACAACAGCCATATCCGCAGCCGCAACCATTTCTGCCACAACTACCATATCCGCAGCCGCAACCATTTCCACCACAACAATCATATCCACAACCACAACCACAATATCCGCAACCACAACAACCAATTTCGCAGCAACAAGCacaactactacaacaacaacaacaacaacaacaacaacaacaacaacaacaacaa caacaacaacaacaacaacaacaacaacaacaacaacaaccgtcGAGCCAGGTCTCCTACCAGCAGCCTCAGCAACAATATCCATCAGGCCAGGGCTTCTTCCAGCCATCTCAGCAAAACCCACAGGCCCAGGGCTTTGTCCAACCTCAGCAACTGCCGCAGTTCGAGGAAATAAGGAACCTAGCGCTGCAGACGCTACCAGCAATGTGCAATGTCTACATCCCTCCATATTGCTCGACCACCATTGCGCCATTTGGCATCATGAGTACTAACTGA
- the LOC123135670 gene encoding alpha/beta-gliadin A-III-like isoform X3, with translation MKTFLILALLAIVATTTTTAVRVPVPQLQPQNPSQQQPQEQVPLVQQQQFLGQQQQQFPGQQQPFPPQQPYPQPQPFLPQLPYPQPQPFPPQQSYPQPQPQYPQPQQPISQQQAQLLQQQQQQQQQQQQQQQQQQQQQQPSSQVSYQQPQQQYPSGQGFFQPSQQNPQAQGFVQPQQLPQFEEIRNLALQTLPAMCNVYIPPYCSTTIAPFGIMSTN, from the exons ATGAAGACCTTTCTCATCCTTGCCCTCCTTGCTATCGTGGCGACCACCACCACAACTGCAGTTAGAGTTCCAGTGCCACAATTGCAGCCACAAAATCCATCTCAGCAACAACCACAAGAGCAAGTTCCATTGGTGCAACAACAACAATTTCTagggcagcaacaacaacaattTCCAGGGCAACAACAACCATTTCCACCACAACAGCCATATCCGCAGCCGCAACCATTTCTGCCACAACTACCATATCCGCAGCCGCAACCATTTCCACCACAACAATCATATCCACAACCACAACCACAATATCCGCAACCACAACAACCAATTTCGCAGCAACAAGCacaactactacaacaacaacaacaacaacaacaacaacaacaacaacaacaacaa caacaacaacaacaacaacaaccgtcGAGCCAGGTCTCCTACCAGCAGCCTCAGCAACAATATCCATCAGGCCAGGGCTTCTTCCAGCCATCTCAGCAAAACCCACAGGCCCAGGGCTTTGTCCAACCTCAGCAACTGCCGCAGTTCGAGGAAATAAGGAACCTAGCGCTGCAGACGCTACCAGCAATGTGCAATGTCTACATCCCTCCATATTGCTCGACCACCATTGCGCCATTTGGCATCATGAGTACTAACTGA